One genomic window of Micromonospora sp. WMMD1128 includes the following:
- a CDS encoding TIGR02680 family protein: MIEQRTVRRFAPTRAGIINLWDYRDEEFSFVDGWLVLRGPNGSGKTKALEVLFPFVLDGRIEPRRLNPFASEDRTMKSNLLYRGQEVTHAYVWMEFGDGEQHVTVGIGLRAHRHVDRVTRWHFVVDGRVGVDFSLLDADDRPLTRRDLIDRLGADAVRDSAEDYRQLVDARLFGLGPARYEQLLDLVLTLRKPQLAKDLNPVELSRTLQRGLRPVEDHLLVEAARSFDDMEAVARTLEGLVAADGATVAFLTVYSTYLRTHARAAADALTARRDAVATRSTALDDARGAADAAAEAESAADAGLRAVEGEPGRLRAHLDSLKSSAAYQSHEQLADLQRHVHDLAEAAGRADEAVVAEESAAARRRTESERATVAARDTRAAADRLAADLLLDAEAAGVVWGADDAGADDLAARMTARAAARRDDVRAVRAQVARHDQADRDHSRAAADAAGATAAAADAEQAERRAEDAVTQARAGLRDQLDQWARSNAGLLADVARPDLAAALVAAVDTTGEPGARTLREVYAEATASAVAQRRDRLAALAAQRAALADRRAEVAAERDRIAAEHDDAPPVPVTRPAPRAGRPGAPLWRLVRFADAVTGADAAAVEAALHAAGLLDAWLHPDPGTATTALAGDDLDGYLLPLPPHRRPTGATLADVLAPEVQDDVPAARITEVLTSVALADVTTSDASPVTVGVDGRYAQGIAAGRFAKTSCEYIGATARATRRAVRVAECERVLTAVDADLDTVDRDRASVESLLAAVDAAAAQLPALAPVHAALRELDRAAATLRARQEASEVAAARLDQALAEQAAAAAALRRSAAERSLPVDRLDDTAEALSRFEKRGVRLEGARTAAARAAEQEDQARQRHDEAVDRVSGAAETARTARARHQEKAEAYRTLRDSVGADAERVLADVARTADAIVEAEQSVERARTALGTARERRVAALTRVELGEQALVGAVAEAQHDAHRLRPYAQPDLLGLLRCPTDLRWPAQTPDDELHPRVAALHEAILAATRELSPTETSLKQSATRLTSALTELQAQLPAAGLDHRPEWDTDDGVIVVRVADEQGLTPVAHFADRIARERRDQEQLLTDSEQRVLEDALLGQLARQIHHRTIEARDLVAAMDSQMRARRMSSGLTVGVGWRLADDLDAEQRDVCKLLERDPARLGPAQLTTMRRHFAARIKTARAAAPERPYRELLGDVLDYRQWRTFAFTLHRPGGGTEALTRARHSQLSGGEQSVSLHLPLFAAANALFGSARPDAPRLLGLDEAFAGVDDTGRGELMALAKQFDLDLFMTGYDLWATHPAVSGAAHYDLSHSAVEHAVSTVLLVWDGTTNIADFDGTLARALGSPETRRAPGGPGDTDRAGVLLDLTD, from the coding sequence GTGATCGAGCAACGTACCGTCCGCCGGTTCGCCCCCACCCGGGCCGGGATCATCAACCTGTGGGACTACCGGGACGAGGAGTTCAGCTTCGTCGACGGGTGGCTGGTGCTGCGCGGGCCCAACGGGTCCGGCAAGACCAAGGCGCTGGAGGTGCTGTTCCCGTTCGTCCTCGACGGGCGGATCGAACCGCGCCGGCTCAATCCGTTCGCCAGCGAGGACCGGACGATGAAGTCGAACCTGCTCTACCGGGGGCAGGAGGTCACCCACGCGTACGTGTGGATGGAGTTCGGCGACGGTGAGCAGCACGTGACCGTCGGCATCGGGTTGCGGGCGCACCGGCACGTCGACCGGGTCACCCGCTGGCACTTCGTGGTCGACGGCCGGGTGGGGGTGGACTTCTCCCTGCTGGACGCCGACGACCGGCCGCTGACCCGCCGCGACCTGATCGACCGGCTGGGCGCCGACGCGGTGCGGGACTCCGCGGAGGACTACCGCCAGCTCGTCGACGCCCGGCTGTTCGGCCTCGGCCCGGCCCGCTACGAGCAGTTGCTGGATCTGGTGCTGACCCTGCGCAAGCCGCAGTTGGCCAAGGACCTGAACCCGGTCGAGCTGTCCCGCACGCTGCAACGGGGACTGCGTCCGGTCGAGGACCACCTGCTGGTGGAGGCAGCCCGCTCGTTCGACGACATGGAGGCGGTCGCCCGTACCCTCGAAGGGCTGGTGGCGGCGGACGGCGCCACGGTCGCGTTCCTGACGGTCTACTCGACCTACCTGCGCACCCACGCGCGGGCCGCCGCCGACGCCCTGACCGCCCGCCGCGACGCGGTCGCCACCCGGTCGACCGCACTCGACGACGCCCGTGGCGCGGCCGACGCGGCGGCGGAGGCGGAGTCCGCGGCGGATGCGGGGCTACGGGCTGTCGAGGGCGAGCCCGGACGGCTCCGCGCCCACCTGGACAGCCTGAAGTCCTCGGCGGCATACCAGTCCCACGAGCAGCTCGCCGACCTGCAACGGCACGTGCACGACCTGGCCGAGGCGGCCGGGCGGGCCGACGAGGCCGTCGTCGCCGAGGAGAGCGCGGCGGCTCGGCGGCGTACCGAATCGGAACGGGCCACGGTCGCGGCCCGGGACACGCGGGCGGCGGCCGACCGGCTCGCCGCCGATCTGCTGCTCGACGCCGAGGCGGCCGGGGTCGTGTGGGGCGCCGACGACGCCGGCGCGGACGACCTGGCGGCCCGGATGACCGCGCGGGCCGCCGCCCGCCGCGACGACGTGCGCGCCGTCCGCGCGCAGGTGGCGCGGCACGACCAGGCCGACCGGGACCATTCCCGCGCCGCCGCCGACGCGGCCGGCGCCACGGCCGCCGCCGCGGACGCCGAGCAGGCGGAGCGGCGCGCCGAGGACGCCGTCACGCAGGCCCGCGCCGGGCTGCGCGACCAGCTCGATCAGTGGGCGCGGAGCAACGCCGGGCTGCTGGCCGACGTCGCGCGCCCGGACCTGGCCGCCGCGCTGGTTGCCGCCGTGGACACCACCGGCGAGCCGGGAGCACGGACCTTGCGCGAGGTGTACGCCGAGGCCACGGCCAGCGCGGTGGCCCAGCGGCGGGACCGGCTCGCGGCGTTGGCGGCGCAGCGCGCGGCGCTTGCCGACCGGCGGGCGGAGGTGGCCGCCGAGCGGGACCGGATCGCCGCCGAGCACGACGACGCGCCACCCGTCCCGGTGACCCGGCCGGCGCCGCGCGCCGGGCGTCCCGGCGCGCCGCTGTGGCGGTTGGTCCGGTTCGCCGACGCGGTGACCGGCGCGGACGCGGCGGCCGTCGAGGCGGCACTGCACGCGGCCGGGCTGCTGGACGCCTGGCTGCACCCCGACCCGGGGACGGCGACGACCGCGCTGGCCGGCGACGACCTCGACGGCTACCTGCTGCCGCTGCCGCCGCACCGGCGGCCCACCGGGGCCACCCTCGCCGACGTGCTGGCCCCCGAGGTGCAGGACGACGTGCCCGCCGCGCGGATCACCGAGGTGCTCACGTCGGTGGCGCTGGCCGACGTGACCACGTCCGACGCCTCGCCGGTCACTGTCGGCGTGGACGGCCGGTACGCCCAGGGCATCGCCGCCGGCCGGTTCGCCAAGACCTCCTGCGAGTACATCGGCGCGACCGCCCGGGCCACCCGACGCGCCGTCCGGGTCGCCGAGTGCGAGCGGGTGCTCACCGCCGTCGACGCCGACCTCGACACGGTGGACCGCGACCGCGCGTCAGTCGAATCGCTGTTGGCGGCGGTGGACGCCGCCGCCGCGCAACTCCCGGCCCTCGCGCCGGTCCACGCGGCGCTGCGCGAGCTGGACCGGGCCGCCGCGACGCTGCGCGCCCGGCAGGAGGCCAGCGAGGTCGCCGCCGCCCGCCTCGACCAGGCCCTGGCCGAGCAGGCCGCCGCCGCGGCCGCGCTGCGGCGGAGCGCGGCCGAGCGGTCGCTGCCGGTCGACCGGCTCGACGACACCGCCGAGGCGCTGAGCCGCTTCGAGAAGCGTGGGGTACGCCTGGAGGGCGCGCGGACGGCCGCCGCGCGCGCCGCCGAGCAGGAGGACCAGGCCCGGCAGCGGCACGACGAGGCGGTCGACCGGGTCTCCGGCGCGGCGGAGACCGCACGCACCGCCCGCGCACGGCACCAGGAGAAGGCGGAGGCGTACCGGACGTTGCGCGACAGCGTGGGCGCCGACGCGGAACGGGTGCTGGCCGACGTGGCCCGGACCGCCGACGCGATCGTGGAGGCGGAGCAGTCCGTCGAGCGGGCCCGCACCGCTCTCGGCACCGCCCGGGAGCGGCGGGTCGCCGCGCTGACCCGGGTGGAGCTGGGTGAGCAGGCCCTGGTCGGGGCCGTCGCCGAGGCGCAGCACGACGCCCACCGGCTGCGCCCGTACGCCCAACCGGACCTGCTGGGCCTGCTGCGCTGCCCCACCGACCTGCGCTGGCCGGCGCAGACCCCGGACGACGAGCTGCATCCGCGGGTGGCGGCCCTGCACGAGGCGATCCTCGCCGCCACCCGGGAGCTGAGCCCCACCGAGACCTCGCTGAAGCAGAGCGCCACCCGGCTCACCAGCGCGCTCACCGAGCTGCAGGCGCAACTTCCCGCCGCCGGCCTCGACCACCGGCCCGAGTGGGACACCGACGACGGGGTGATCGTGGTCCGAGTCGCCGACGAGCAGGGCCTCACCCCCGTCGCCCACTTCGCCGACCGGATCGCCCGCGAACGTCGCGACCAGGAGCAACTGCTTACCGACTCCGAGCAGCGGGTGCTTGAGGACGCCCTGCTCGGGCAGCTCGCCCGGCAGATCCACCACCGGACCATCGAGGCCCGCGACCTGGTGGCGGCGATGGACAGCCAGATGCGCGCCCGGCGCATGTCCTCGGGGCTCACCGTCGGTGTCGGCTGGCGGCTCGCCGACGACCTCGACGCCGAGCAACGCGACGTGTGCAAGCTCCTCGAACGCGACCCGGCCCGGCTCGGTCCGGCCCAGCTCACCACCATGCGCCGGCACTTCGCCGCGCGGATCAAGACGGCGCGGGCCGCCGCGCCCGAACGGCCGTACCGGGAACTGCTCGGTGACGTCCTCGACTACCGGCAGTGGCGGACGTTCGCGTTCACCCTGCACCGGCCCGGCGGCGGCACGGAGGCGCTGACCCGGGCCCGGCACAGCCAGCTCTCCGGTGGTGAACAGTCGGTTTCCCTGCACCTGCCGCTGTTCGCCGCCGCCAACGCGCTGTTCGGCTCGGCGCGACCCGACGCACCCCGGTTGCTCGGCCTCGACGAGGCGTTCGCCGGCGTGGACGACACCGGCCGGGGCGAGCTGATGGCGCTGGCGAAACAGTTCGACCTGGACCTGTTCATGACCGGCTACGACCTCTGGGCCACCCACCCGGCGGTCAGCGGCGCCGCCCACTACGACCTGTCGCACTCCGCCGTGGAGCACGCCGTGTCCACCGTGCTGCTGGTCTGGGACGGCACCACCAACATCGCCGACTTCGACGGCACCCTGGCCCGTGCGCTCGGCTCCCCGGAGACCCGCCGCGCCCCCGGCGGCCCGGGCGATACCGACCGGGCCGGCGTCCTGCTCGACCTCACGGACTGA
- a CDS encoding TIGR02679 family protein yields MTVGRGEQPPDRSAAHPSPAPTGRRRPGSPADLVDQPGWRRLLTAARRSLERTGGRLDATVTLAAPTDDERLVVIGITGTHRSAAAARLSVRLSDLDEHLHAAYGVGLVDVLTTTAPLRDRPSDRRREAVARDAVLAVADDGRHAGTAWYAEWLDGLRRDGTLTRVVRTGLPFGDVIRVLDALPAADEPIPVFADRVLADTKALTDGPLRGLVLRAVATWQQAALPVDGERERALWESVGLVPDDLASQVLVLNVPASGGLVGRWLTEAARAGVPIRVTLHQLRLAPLALACDEVHVCENPAVLRAATAALGAQAPPLICTEGVPSVAVHTLLRAARAAVIRWRNDFDWTGVRLTGAALQRYPGAVPWRMTAADYLPAAGTGTALLGAPARTPWDESLGESMRRTGRAVMEERLLDRLIADLRAAGAG; encoded by the coding sequence ATGACCGTCGGGCGCGGCGAGCAGCCGCCGGACCGCTCCGCCGCGCACCCGTCGCCGGCGCCGACCGGGCGGCGCCGGCCGGGAAGTCCGGCGGATCTCGTCGATCAGCCCGGCTGGCGTCGGTTGCTGACGGCCGCCCGGCGCAGCCTGGAACGCACCGGCGGCCGGCTCGACGCCACCGTGACGCTCGCCGCCCCCACCGACGACGAACGCCTGGTGGTCATCGGCATCACCGGCACCCACCGCTCCGCCGCGGCGGCCCGCCTCAGCGTCCGGCTCAGCGACCTGGACGAGCACCTGCACGCCGCGTACGGGGTCGGCCTGGTCGACGTGCTCACCACGACGGCCCCGCTGCGCGACCGGCCGTCCGACCGCAGACGCGAGGCGGTGGCCCGCGACGCCGTCCTCGCCGTGGCCGACGACGGCCGGCACGCCGGCACCGCCTGGTACGCCGAATGGCTCGACGGCCTGCGCCGCGACGGCACCCTGACCCGCGTCGTCCGCACCGGACTGCCGTTCGGGGACGTGATCCGCGTCCTGGACGCGCTGCCCGCGGCCGACGAGCCGATACCGGTCTTCGCCGACCGGGTGCTGGCGGACACGAAGGCCCTCACCGACGGGCCGCTGCGCGGGCTCGTCCTCCGTGCCGTCGCCACCTGGCAGCAGGCGGCGCTCCCGGTCGACGGTGAGCGGGAACGGGCGTTGTGGGAATCGGTCGGTCTGGTCCCGGACGACCTGGCCAGCCAGGTGCTGGTGCTCAACGTACCGGCCAGCGGCGGGCTGGTCGGGCGGTGGCTGACCGAGGCCGCGCGGGCCGGCGTGCCGATCCGGGTCACCCTGCACCAACTGCGCCTGGCACCGCTGGCCCTGGCCTGCGACGAGGTCCACGTCTGCGAGAACCCCGCCGTGCTGCGCGCGGCCACCGCCGCGCTCGGCGCCCAGGCCCCGCCGCTGATCTGCACCGAAGGGGTGCCGTCGGTCGCCGTGCACACGCTGCTGCGCGCTGCTCGGGCAGCGGTGATCCGGTGGCGCAACGACTTCGACTGGACCGGCGTACGACTGACGGGGGCCGCTCTTCAGCGTTATCCGGGCGCGGTTCCGTGGCGGATGACCGCGGCTGACTACCTGCCGGCGGCGGGCACCGGCACGGCTCTGCTCGGCGCGCCCGCCCGGACGCCGTGGGACGAGTCGCTGGGCGAGTCGATGCGGCGTACCGGCCGAGCGGTGATGGAGGAACGGCTGCTCGACCGGCTCATCGCCGACCTACGGGCGGCCGGAGCCGGATAA
- a CDS encoding SulP family inorganic anion transporter — MSSVLSAVSRPRLSRPSWLSPKVFRTEVLAGLVVALALIPEAISFSILAGVDPRVGLFASFTMAVTIAICGGRPAMISAATGAIALVVAPLAKEYGLDYLIAAVILGGAIQVLLAVLGVARLMRFIPRSVMVGFVNALAILIFAAQVPHLLGVPWLVYPLVVVALAIMVGLPRLTRAVPAPLVAIVVLTVVTVAAHVAVPTVGDEGALPNSLPTLGLPEIPWTMDTLTLIAPYALGIALVGLMESLMTAKLVDDITDTPSSKTRESWGQGVANIVTGFFGGMGGCAMIGQTMINVKASGARTRLSTFLAGVFLLVLVVALGDVVAVIPMAALVAVMIIVAVSTFDWHSVAPATLRRMPYGETTVMVATVATTLATHNLAIGVVVGVLTAMVIFARRVAHLVEVTSVLDPDGGTRIYSVHGELFFASSNDLVGQFDYANDPENVVIDMTHAHVWDASSVAALDAITTRYAARGKTVEIVELNQPSARIHDTLAGQLGVGH, encoded by the coding sequence ATGTCTTCTGTGCTGTCCGCGGTCTCCCGGCCGCGTCTGTCCCGTCCGTCCTGGCTGTCGCCGAAGGTGTTCCGCACCGAGGTCCTCGCCGGCCTGGTCGTCGCCCTGGCCCTGATCCCGGAGGCGATCTCGTTCTCGATCCTGGCCGGGGTCGACCCGCGGGTGGGACTGTTCGCCTCGTTCACGATGGCGGTCACGATCGCGATCTGCGGCGGCCGACCGGCGATGATCTCCGCCGCGACCGGAGCGATCGCCCTGGTGGTGGCGCCACTCGCGAAGGAGTACGGGCTGGACTACCTGATCGCGGCGGTGATCCTCGGCGGCGCGATCCAGGTGCTGCTGGCGGTGCTCGGCGTCGCGAGGCTGATGCGGTTCATCCCGCGCAGTGTCATGGTCGGCTTCGTCAACGCCCTGGCGATCCTGATCTTCGCCGCCCAGGTCCCGCACCTGCTCGGCGTGCCGTGGCTGGTCTACCCGCTCGTCGTCGTCGCGCTGGCGATCATGGTCGGGCTGCCCCGGCTCACCCGCGCCGTGCCGGCGCCGCTGGTCGCGATCGTGGTGCTGACCGTGGTCACGGTGGCCGCGCACGTGGCGGTGCCCACCGTCGGCGACGAGGGCGCGCTGCCGAACAGCCTGCCCACCCTGGGCCTGCCTGAGATCCCCTGGACCATGGACACCCTCACCCTGATCGCCCCCTACGCCCTGGGGATCGCGCTGGTCGGGTTGATGGAGTCGCTGATGACCGCGAAGCTCGTCGACGACATCACCGACACTCCGTCCAGCAAGACCCGTGAGTCCTGGGGGCAGGGTGTGGCGAACATCGTCACCGGGTTCTTCGGCGGCATGGGCGGCTGCGCCATGATCGGGCAGACGATGATCAACGTGAAGGCGTCCGGCGCCCGCACCCGCCTGTCGACGTTCCTGGCCGGCGTGTTCCTGCTGGTCCTGGTCGTCGCGCTCGGCGATGTGGTCGCGGTGATCCCGATGGCCGCCCTGGTCGCCGTCATGATCATCGTGGCGGTGTCGACGTTCGACTGGCACTCCGTCGCCCCGGCCACCCTCAGGCGGATGCCGTACGGCGAGACGACCGTCATGGTGGCCACCGTCGCCACCACCCTGGCCACCCACAACCTCGCCATCGGCGTCGTCGTCGGTGTGCTCACCGCCATGGTGATCTTCGCCCGGCGGGTCGCCCACCTGGTCGAGGTCACCAGCGTCCTGGATCCCGACGGCGGCACCCGGATCTACTCCGTGCACGGGGAGTTGTTCTTCGCCTCCAGCAACGACCTGGTCGGCCAGTTCGACTACGCGAACGACCCGGAGAACGTGGTGATCGACATGACCCACGCCCACGTCTGGGACGCCTCCTCCGTGGCCGCCCTGGACGCGATCACCACCAGGTACGCCGCCCGGGGCAAGACCGTGGAGATCGTCGAGCTGAACCAGCCCAGCGCCCGCATCCACGACACCCTCGCCGGGCAGCTCGGCGTCGGCCACTGA
- a CDS encoding MerR family transcriptional regulator, which yields MAPADSRGAGPEPHASGRLMQIGEAAERVGLSIRTIRHYEEAGLIVPSARSEGGFRLYTEPDLDRLAVVKRMKPLGFTLDEMRALLTVLDALDTTTGADRAELLDRLAAFHTAATTRVTALRDQLAMAEGFAGTLRAKLDHHGGPTR from the coding sequence ATGGCCCCCGCCGACAGCCGGGGCGCCGGGCCGGAGCCGCACGCCTCCGGCCGCCTCATGCAGATCGGCGAGGCCGCCGAACGGGTCGGGCTGAGCATCCGCACCATCCGCCACTACGAGGAGGCCGGCCTGATCGTCCCCTCCGCCCGCAGCGAGGGCGGCTTCCGCCTCTACACCGAGCCCGATCTCGACCGACTCGCCGTCGTCAAACGCATGAAGCCTCTCGGGTTCACCCTCGACGAGATGCGCGCCCTCCTCACCGTCCTCGACGCCCTCGACACCACCACCGGCGCCGACCGCGCCGAACTGCTCGACCGGCTCGCCGCGTTCCACACCGCCGCCACCACCCGCGTCACCGCCCTGCGTGACCAACTCGCCATGGCGGAGGGCTTCGCCGGCACGCTCCGCGCCAAACTCGACCACCACGGCGGCCCTACGCGCTGA
- a CDS encoding TetR/AcrR family transcriptional regulator produces MTETPGRRRAPGMNAQDRREMIVAAALPLLVEHGSAVTTLQIAKAAGIGEATVFRAFADKDELLDACVSAALRNDLVLAELDAVPLDQPLAARLTEAAATLHAYLDRMGAVIGALHGSGRRGERRGPADNSATGGRAAAVERTRQAVIRLLEPDRAALRLPVEQLAALFLGILMGRRGEHGGAETPVETLVDVFLHGVVDPASDAT; encoded by the coding sequence ATGACTGAGACGCCCGGCCGGCGCAGAGCGCCGGGGATGAACGCGCAGGATCGACGCGAGATGATCGTGGCAGCGGCGCTGCCACTACTGGTCGAGCACGGCTCCGCGGTGACCACCCTGCAGATCGCGAAAGCGGCCGGGATCGGTGAGGCCACAGTCTTTCGGGCCTTCGCCGACAAGGATGAGCTGTTGGACGCCTGTGTGTCGGCGGCCCTGCGTAACGACCTCGTGCTGGCCGAACTCGACGCGGTGCCGCTGGACCAGCCCCTGGCTGCCAGGTTGACCGAGGCCGCCGCGACCCTGCATGCCTACCTGGATCGGATGGGCGCGGTGATCGGGGCGCTGCACGGCAGCGGTCGCCGAGGTGAGCGTCGCGGGCCGGCCGACAACAGCGCGACCGGCGGTCGGGCGGCGGCGGTCGAGCGCACCCGCCAGGCGGTGATTCGACTGCTCGAACCCGACCGGGCCGCGCTGCGACTGCCTGTCGAACAGCTCGCCGCCCTGTTCCTCGGCATTCTCATGGGCCGGCGAGGGGAGCACGGCGGCGCGGAGACTCCGGTCGAGACGCTTGTCGACGTGTTCCTGCACGGCGTGGTCGATCCGGCGTCGGATGCCACATGA
- a CDS encoding hydroxymethylglutaryl-CoA lyase — MVRVVEVSPRDGLQNESEILPTASKIELIRRCVDAGARRVEAVSFVRADRVPQMADAEAVMAEVPRRSDVSYIGLVLNRRGLDRALAAGVDEVNCVVVATETFSRRNQGASVDTMVQAWSEIATAAHAAGRRASVTVAAAFGCPFEGDVAPSTVGELVARLAEGEPDEIALADTIGVGVPAQVRHLVAAAGAAAPGVPLRLHLHDTRNTAIANALAAVEAGVSVLDASVGGIGGCPFAPAATGNVATEDLVYALHRSGHQTGLDPRGLIETAAWIGDRLGKASLPGALGRAGWFPGEPA, encoded by the coding sequence ATGGTGCGCGTGGTGGAAGTGTCCCCCCGGGACGGGTTGCAGAACGAGTCCGAGATCCTCCCGACAGCGAGCAAGATCGAGTTGATCCGGCGCTGCGTCGACGCCGGAGCCCGGCGGGTCGAGGCGGTGTCGTTCGTCCGCGCCGACCGGGTGCCCCAGATGGCCGACGCGGAAGCCGTCATGGCCGAGGTGCCGCGCCGCAGCGACGTATCGTACATCGGTCTGGTGCTCAACCGGCGCGGCCTCGACCGTGCCCTCGCCGCCGGGGTGGACGAGGTGAACTGCGTCGTGGTCGCCACCGAGACGTTCAGCCGGCGCAACCAGGGCGCCTCCGTCGACACCATGGTCCAGGCGTGGTCCGAGATCGCCACCGCCGCCCACGCCGCCGGCCGCCGGGCCAGCGTCACCGTCGCCGCCGCGTTCGGCTGCCCCTTCGAGGGCGACGTCGCCCCGTCGACCGTCGGCGAGCTCGTCGCCCGGCTGGCCGAGGGCGAGCCGGACGAGATCGCCCTCGCCGACACCATCGGTGTCGGAGTCCCCGCCCAGGTGCGGCACCTGGTGGCCGCAGCCGGCGCGGCGGCGCCCGGAGTGCCGCTGCGCCTGCACCTGCACGACACCCGCAACACCGCCATCGCCAACGCCCTGGCGGCGGTCGAGGCCGGCGTGAGCGTCCTCGACGCGAGCGTCGGCGGCATCGGTGGCTGCCCCTTCGCCCCGGCGGCCACCGGCAACGTCGCCACCGAGGACCTGGTCTACGCCCTGCACCGCTCCGGCCACCAGACCGGCCTCGACCCCCGCGGGCTGATCGAGACGGCGGCCTGGATCGGTGACCGGCTCGGCAAGGCCAGCCTGCCGGGCGCCCTCGGCCGGGCCGGCTGGTTCCCGGGCGAGCCGGCCTGA
- a CDS encoding GntR family transcriptional regulator, giving the protein MTNAGQDAYEALRSAILNGSIRPRERLGEVELSSQFGVSRTPIREALRRLTAEGLVVFQPNRGARVAEWSLSDLEDTYEIRARLESYGAALAAQRIDADCLPRLSLLCDEMEQRAQRMTPQDLDDIATLNAELHGLVIGAAGSPRLTSLLSAVVEVPLVVRAFRLYTPDALARSMAHHRDLVAALGARDAEWASSTMRAHVLAARRVLLAAMSDNPEL; this is encoded by the coding sequence GTGACCAATGCCGGGCAGGACGCCTACGAGGCGTTGCGGAGCGCGATCCTGAACGGATCCATCCGCCCGCGGGAGCGGCTGGGCGAGGTGGAGCTGTCCTCGCAGTTCGGAGTCAGCCGGACCCCGATCCGGGAGGCCCTGCGCCGGCTCACCGCGGAGGGGCTCGTCGTCTTCCAGCCCAACCGGGGGGCCCGGGTGGCCGAGTGGTCGCTGAGCGACCTGGAGGACACGTACGAGATCCGGGCCCGGCTGGAGAGCTACGGCGCGGCCCTGGCCGCCCAGCGCATCGACGCCGACTGCCTGCCGAGGCTGAGCCTGCTCTGCGACGAGATGGAGCAGCGGGCGCAACGGATGACCCCGCAGGACCTGGACGACATCGCCACCCTCAACGCGGAGCTGCACGGTCTGGTCATCGGCGCCGCCGGCAGCCCTCGGTTGACCTCCCTGCTCTCGGCGGTGGTGGAGGTCCCGCTCGTCGTCCGGGCGTTCCGCCTCTACACTCCGGACGCGCTGGCCCGCAGCATGGCCCACCACCGTGACCTGGTGGCGGCCCTCGGTGCCCGCGACGCCGAGTGGGCGTCGAGCACGATGCGCGCGCACGTGCTGGCCGCCCGGCGGGTGCTGCTGGCCGCCATGTCCGACAACCCGGAGCTCTGA
- a CDS encoding oligopeptide/dipeptide ABC transporter ATP-binding protein, with protein MSLLELTNVSKEFPVGGTTTVYALDDVSLTVNAGETLAIIGESGSGKSTLGRLALRLIEPTRGSVRFQGTDVLALPAAGLRRLRAKAQIIFQEPFESLNPRMRVADIVGEPLAIHQPKTPAADRRSRVARVIDQVGLAPEMARRYPGELSGGQQQRVGIARAIVTEPSLIVLDEPTSSLDLSVRAQILQLLADLQTELGMGYLFISHDIHTVRYVSDRIAVMYRGRVVETGPSERVFADPQHPYTRALLAAALPVDPDQELPPARLIGDPLSPTEKASGCVLYGRCPVGEDRCVQTEVRLTPFDADRAVACIKPGAPGS; from the coding sequence GTGAGCCTGCTGGAGCTGACGAACGTCAGCAAGGAGTTCCCCGTCGGCGGGACCACCACGGTCTACGCCCTCGACGACGTGTCGCTGACCGTGAACGCCGGCGAGACGCTTGCCATCATCGGGGAGAGCGGCTCGGGCAAGTCGACGTTGGGGCGGCTGGCCCTGCGCCTGATCGAGCCGACCCGGGGCTCGGTGCGCTTCCAGGGCACCGACGTGCTCGCGCTGCCCGCGGCCGGGCTGCGCCGGCTGCGCGCCAAGGCGCAGATCATCTTCCAGGAGCCGTTCGAGTCCTTGAACCCGCGCATGCGGGTGGCCGACATCGTCGGCGAGCCACTCGCCATCCACCAGCCGAAGACCCCGGCGGCCGACCGCCGGAGCCGGGTCGCCCGGGTCATCGACCAGGTGGGGCTGGCACCCGAGATGGCCCGGCGCTACCCCGGTGAGCTCAGCGGTGGACAGCAGCAGCGGGTCGGCATCGCGCGGGCCATCGTCACCGAGCCGTCCCTGATCGTCCTCGACGAACCCACCTCCTCGCTCGACCTGTCGGTCCGCGCCCAGATCCTGCAACTCCTGGCCGACCTGCAGACCGAACTCGGCATGGGCTACCTGTTCATCTCCCACGACATCCACACCGTCCGCTACGTCAGCGACCGGATCGCGGTGATGTACCGGGGGCGGGTGGTGGAGACCGGCCCCTCGGAGCGGGTCTTCGCCGACCCGCAGCACCCCTACACGCGAGCCCTGCTGGCCGCGGCGCTGCCCGTGGACCCCGACCAGGAGCTGCCGCCGGCCCGCCTGATCGGCGACCCGCTGAGCCCGACGGAGAAGGCGAGCGGCTGCGTCCTCTACGGCCGGTGCCCGGTTGGGGAGGACCGATGTGTACAAACTGAGGTGCGACTGACCCCGTTCGACGCCGACCGCGCGGTGGCCTGCATCAAGCCGGGCGCACCCGGGAGCTGA